A portion of the Oncorhynchus gorbuscha isolate QuinsamMale2020 ecotype Even-year linkage group LG07, OgorEven_v1.0, whole genome shotgun sequence genome contains these proteins:
- the tfap2a gene encoding transcription factor AP-2-alpha isoform X1 has translation MESKAETEVKNKGTWRADNRPLNSKNVPAEMPSAFAGFSHESEDRHDGTSNGTARLPQLGGVGQSPYSAPPLSHTPNSDFQPPYFPPPYQPIYPQSQDPYSHVNDPYSLNSLHAQPQPQHPGWPGQRQSQESSLLHQHRGLPHQLCREYRREVLLPSGHGIDTGLSDSIPIHGIPHSLEDVQVIQHYLHVEDQGIHIPDQTVIKKGPVSLSKNNNVSAIPINKDGLFGGVVNPNEVFCSVPGRLSLLSSTSKYKVTVAEVQRRLSPPECLNASLLGGVLRRAKSKNGGRSLREKLDKIGLNLPAGRRKAANVTLLTSLVEGEAVHLARDFGYVCETEFPAKAVAEYTNRQHSDPNEQVQRKNMLLATKQICKEFTDLLSQDRTPLGNSRPQPILEPGIQSCLTHFSLISHGFGTPAMCAALTALQNYLTEAIKAMDKMYLNNNSHSDSGTKGGDKDEKHRK, from the exons ATGGAAAGCAAGGCGGAAACTGAAGTGAAAAACAAAGGGACATGGCGAGCAGACAACCGCCCTCTGAACAGTAAAAATGTGCCAGCCGAGATGCCCTCAGCGTTTGCTGGATTTTCACACGAATCAGAG GATCGTCACGACGGTACCAGCAATGGGACAGCCAGGCTACCTCAGCTGGGAGGCGTGGGCCAGTCTCCATATAGCGCCCCTCCACTCTCTCATACCCCAAACTCCGACTTCCAGCCACCGTACTTTCCTCCGCCCTACCAGCCAATCTACCCCCAGTCTCAGGACCCATACTCGCACGTCAACGACCCCTACTCCCTCAACTCCCTGCACGCTCAGCCGCAGCCACAACACCCTGGCTGGCCGGGCCAGAGGCAAAGTCAGGAGAGCAGTTTGCTGCACCAGCACCGTGGCTTGCCCCATCAGCTCTGTAGGGAGTACCGTAGAGAAGTGCTCCTGCCGTCGGGCCACGGAATCGATACGGGACTCTCAGATTCTATCCCAATCCATGGAATACCTCACTCTTTAGAAGATGTTCAGGTAATTCAGCATTATTTg CATGTTGAGGATCAAGGAATTCACATCCCAGATCAGACTGTAATTAAAAAAG GTCCAGTTTCTTTATCCAAGAACAACAACGTCTCCGCCATTCCGATAAATAAGGATGGTCTTTTTGGCGGTGTGGTAAACCCCAACGAggtgttctgctctgttccggGTCGCCTGTCTCTGCTCAGCTCCACATCAAAATACAAGGTCACGGTGGCGGAAGTGCAGAGACGCCTTTCGCCGCCTGAGTGCCTCAACGCGTCACTGCTGGGCGGGGTGCTGAGAAG GGCCAAGTCTAAGAATGGCGGAAGGTCCCTCAGAGAGAAATTGGATAAAATCGGATTAAATCTACCTGCAGGTAGACGCAAAGCCGCAAACGTTACCCTGCTGACGTCACTAGTCGAAG GCGAAGCCGTGCATCTTGCCAGAGATTTTGGTTACGTATGCGAGACTGAGTTTCCAGCCAAGGCAGTAGCTGAATATACAAACCGTCAGCATTCCGACCCAAACGAACAAGTCCAGAGGAAAAACATGTTATTGGCAACGAA GCAAATCTGCAAAGAATTCACAGACCTGCTTTCCCAGGACCGTACGCCCTTGGGGAATTCTCGACCACAACCTATTCTTGAGCCAGGGATTCAGAGTTGCTTGACCCATTTCAGTCTCATTTCTCACGGATTCGGGACCCCAGCCATGTGCGCGGCCCTCACCGCTCTCCAGAACTATCTGACCGAGGCGATTAAAGCCATGGACAAAATGTACctgaacaacaacagtcactcagACAGCGGCACTAAAGGCGGAGACAAAGACGAGAAGCACAGAAAGTGA
- the tfap2a gene encoding transcription factor AP-2-alpha isoform X3 produces MKMLWKLTDNIKYEDCEDRHDGTSNGTARLPQLGGVGQSPYSAPPLSHTPNSDFQPPYFPPPYQPIYPQSQDPYSHVNDPYSLNSLHAQPQPQHPGWPGQRQSQESSLLHQHRGLPHQLCREYRREVLLPSGHGIDTGLSDSIPIHGIPHSLEDVQVIQHYLHVEDQGIHIPDQTVIKKGPVSLSKNNNVSAIPINKDGLFGGVVNPNEVFCSVPGRLSLLSSTSKYKVTVAEVQRRLSPPECLNASLLGGVLRRAKSKNGGRSLREKLDKIGLNLPAGRRKAANVTLLTSLVEGEAVHLARDFGYVCETEFPAKAVAEYTNRQHSDPNEQVQRKNMLLATKQICKEFTDLLSQDRTPLGNSRPQPILEPGIQSCLTHFSLISHGFGTPAMCAALTALQNYLTEAIKAMDKMYLNNNSHSDSGTKGGDKDEKHRK; encoded by the exons ATGAAAATGCTTTGGAAATTAACTGATAATATAAAATATGAAGATTGCGAG GATCGTCACGACGGTACCAGCAATGGGACAGCCAGGCTACCTCAGCTGGGAGGCGTGGGCCAGTCTCCATATAGCGCCCCTCCACTCTCTCATACCCCAAACTCCGACTTCCAGCCACCGTACTTTCCTCCGCCCTACCAGCCAATCTACCCCCAGTCTCAGGACCCATACTCGCACGTCAACGACCCCTACTCCCTCAACTCCCTGCACGCTCAGCCGCAGCCACAACACCCTGGCTGGCCGGGCCAGAGGCAAAGTCAGGAGAGCAGTTTGCTGCACCAGCACCGTGGCTTGCCCCATCAGCTCTGTAGGGAGTACCGTAGAGAAGTGCTCCTGCCGTCGGGCCACGGAATCGATACGGGACTCTCAGATTCTATCCCAATCCATGGAATACCTCACTCTTTAGAAGATGTTCAGGTAATTCAGCATTATTTg CATGTTGAGGATCAAGGAATTCACATCCCAGATCAGACTGTAATTAAAAAAG GTCCAGTTTCTTTATCCAAGAACAACAACGTCTCCGCCATTCCGATAAATAAGGATGGTCTTTTTGGCGGTGTGGTAAACCCCAACGAggtgttctgctctgttccggGTCGCCTGTCTCTGCTCAGCTCCACATCAAAATACAAGGTCACGGTGGCGGAAGTGCAGAGACGCCTTTCGCCGCCTGAGTGCCTCAACGCGTCACTGCTGGGCGGGGTGCTGAGAAG GGCCAAGTCTAAGAATGGCGGAAGGTCCCTCAGAGAGAAATTGGATAAAATCGGATTAAATCTACCTGCAGGTAGACGCAAAGCCGCAAACGTTACCCTGCTGACGTCACTAGTCGAAG GCGAAGCCGTGCATCTTGCCAGAGATTTTGGTTACGTATGCGAGACTGAGTTTCCAGCCAAGGCAGTAGCTGAATATACAAACCGTCAGCATTCCGACCCAAACGAACAAGTCCAGAGGAAAAACATGTTATTGGCAACGAA GCAAATCTGCAAAGAATTCACAGACCTGCTTTCCCAGGACCGTACGCCCTTGGGGAATTCTCGACCACAACCTATTCTTGAGCCAGGGATTCAGAGTTGCTTGACCCATTTCAGTCTCATTTCTCACGGATTCGGGACCCCAGCCATGTGCGCGGCCCTCACCGCTCTCCAGAACTATCTGACCGAGGCGATTAAAGCCATGGACAAAATGTACctgaacaacaacagtcactcagACAGCGGCACTAAAGGCGGAGACAAAGACGAGAAGCACAGAAAGTGA
- the tfap2a gene encoding transcription factor AP-2-alpha isoform X5: protein MKMLWKLTDNIKYEDCEDRHDGTSNGTARLPQLGGVGQSPYSAPPLSHTPNSDFQPPYFPPPYQPIYPQSQDPYSHVNDPYSLNSLHAQPQPQHPGWPGQRQSQESSLLHQHRGLPHQLCREYRREVLLPSGHGIDTGLSDSIPIHGIPHSLEDVQHVEDQGIHIPDQTVIKKGPVSLSKNNNVSAIPINKDGLFGGVVNPNEVFCSVPGRLSLLSSTSKYKVTVAEVQRRLSPPECLNASLLGGVLRRAKSKNGGRSLREKLDKIGLNLPAGRRKAANVTLLTSLVEGEAVHLARDFGYVCETEFPAKAVAEYTNRQHSDPNEQVQRKNMLLATKQICKEFTDLLSQDRTPLGNSRPQPILEPGIQSCLTHFSLISHGFGTPAMCAALTALQNYLTEAIKAMDKMYLNNNSHSDSGTKGGDKDEKHRK, encoded by the exons ATGAAAATGCTTTGGAAATTAACTGATAATATAAAATATGAAGATTGCGAG GATCGTCACGACGGTACCAGCAATGGGACAGCCAGGCTACCTCAGCTGGGAGGCGTGGGCCAGTCTCCATATAGCGCCCCTCCACTCTCTCATACCCCAAACTCCGACTTCCAGCCACCGTACTTTCCTCCGCCCTACCAGCCAATCTACCCCCAGTCTCAGGACCCATACTCGCACGTCAACGACCCCTACTCCCTCAACTCCCTGCACGCTCAGCCGCAGCCACAACACCCTGGCTGGCCGGGCCAGAGGCAAAGTCAGGAGAGCAGTTTGCTGCACCAGCACCGTGGCTTGCCCCATCAGCTCTGTAGGGAGTACCGTAGAGAAGTGCTCCTGCCGTCGGGCCACGGAATCGATACGGGACTCTCAGATTCTATCCCAATCCATGGAATACCTCACTCTTTAGAAGATGTTCAG CATGTTGAGGATCAAGGAATTCACATCCCAGATCAGACTGTAATTAAAAAAG GTCCAGTTTCTTTATCCAAGAACAACAACGTCTCCGCCATTCCGATAAATAAGGATGGTCTTTTTGGCGGTGTGGTAAACCCCAACGAggtgttctgctctgttccggGTCGCCTGTCTCTGCTCAGCTCCACATCAAAATACAAGGTCACGGTGGCGGAAGTGCAGAGACGCCTTTCGCCGCCTGAGTGCCTCAACGCGTCACTGCTGGGCGGGGTGCTGAGAAG GGCCAAGTCTAAGAATGGCGGAAGGTCCCTCAGAGAGAAATTGGATAAAATCGGATTAAATCTACCTGCAGGTAGACGCAAAGCCGCAAACGTTACCCTGCTGACGTCACTAGTCGAAG GCGAAGCCGTGCATCTTGCCAGAGATTTTGGTTACGTATGCGAGACTGAGTTTCCAGCCAAGGCAGTAGCTGAATATACAAACCGTCAGCATTCCGACCCAAACGAACAAGTCCAGAGGAAAAACATGTTATTGGCAACGAA GCAAATCTGCAAAGAATTCACAGACCTGCTTTCCCAGGACCGTACGCCCTTGGGGAATTCTCGACCACAACCTATTCTTGAGCCAGGGATTCAGAGTTGCTTGACCCATTTCAGTCTCATTTCTCACGGATTCGGGACCCCAGCCATGTGCGCGGCCCTCACCGCTCTCCAGAACTATCTGACCGAGGCGATTAAAGCCATGGACAAAATGTACctgaacaacaacagtcactcagACAGCGGCACTAAAGGCGGAGACAAAGACGAGAAGCACAGAAAGTGA
- the tfap2a gene encoding transcription factor AP-2-alpha isoform X7 — protein sequence MMSIMGKMGDWQDRHDGTSNGTARLPQLGGVGQSPYSAPPLSHTPNSDFQPPYFPPPYQPIYPQSQDPYSHVNDPYSLNSLHAQPQPQHPGWPGQRQSQESSLLHQHRGLPHQLCREYRREVLLPSGHGIDTGLSDSIPIHGIPHSLEDVQHVEDQGIHIPDQTVIKKGPVSLSKNNNVSAIPINKDGLFGGVVNPNEVFCSVPGRLSLLSSTSKYKVTVAEVQRRLSPPECLNASLLGGVLRRAKSKNGGRSLREKLDKIGLNLPAGRRKAANVTLLTSLVEGEAVHLARDFGYVCETEFPAKAVAEYTNRQHSDPNEQVQRKNMLLATKQICKEFTDLLSQDRTPLGNSRPQPILEPGIQSCLTHFSLISHGFGTPAMCAALTALQNYLTEAIKAMDKMYLNNNSHSDSGTKGGDKDEKHRK from the exons ATGATGTCCATAATGGGCAAAATGGGGGATTGGCAG GATCGTCACGACGGTACCAGCAATGGGACAGCCAGGCTACCTCAGCTGGGAGGCGTGGGCCAGTCTCCATATAGCGCCCCTCCACTCTCTCATACCCCAAACTCCGACTTCCAGCCACCGTACTTTCCTCCGCCCTACCAGCCAATCTACCCCCAGTCTCAGGACCCATACTCGCACGTCAACGACCCCTACTCCCTCAACTCCCTGCACGCTCAGCCGCAGCCACAACACCCTGGCTGGCCGGGCCAGAGGCAAAGTCAGGAGAGCAGTTTGCTGCACCAGCACCGTGGCTTGCCCCATCAGCTCTGTAGGGAGTACCGTAGAGAAGTGCTCCTGCCGTCGGGCCACGGAATCGATACGGGACTCTCAGATTCTATCCCAATCCATGGAATACCTCACTCTTTAGAAGATGTTCAG CATGTTGAGGATCAAGGAATTCACATCCCAGATCAGACTGTAATTAAAAAAG GTCCAGTTTCTTTATCCAAGAACAACAACGTCTCCGCCATTCCGATAAATAAGGATGGTCTTTTTGGCGGTGTGGTAAACCCCAACGAggtgttctgctctgttccggGTCGCCTGTCTCTGCTCAGCTCCACATCAAAATACAAGGTCACGGTGGCGGAAGTGCAGAGACGCCTTTCGCCGCCTGAGTGCCTCAACGCGTCACTGCTGGGCGGGGTGCTGAGAAG GGCCAAGTCTAAGAATGGCGGAAGGTCCCTCAGAGAGAAATTGGATAAAATCGGATTAAATCTACCTGCAGGTAGACGCAAAGCCGCAAACGTTACCCTGCTGACGTCACTAGTCGAAG GCGAAGCCGTGCATCTTGCCAGAGATTTTGGTTACGTATGCGAGACTGAGTTTCCAGCCAAGGCAGTAGCTGAATATACAAACCGTCAGCATTCCGACCCAAACGAACAAGTCCAGAGGAAAAACATGTTATTGGCAACGAA GCAAATCTGCAAAGAATTCACAGACCTGCTTTCCCAGGACCGTACGCCCTTGGGGAATTCTCGACCACAACCTATTCTTGAGCCAGGGATTCAGAGTTGCTTGACCCATTTCAGTCTCATTTCTCACGGATTCGGGACCCCAGCCATGTGCGCGGCCCTCACCGCTCTCCAGAACTATCTGACCGAGGCGATTAAAGCCATGGACAAAATGTACctgaacaacaacagtcactcagACAGCGGCACTAAAGGCGGAGACAAAGACGAGAAGCACAGAAAGTGA
- the tfap2a gene encoding transcription factor AP-2-alpha isoform X8 — MLVHSFSAMDRHDGTSNGTARLPQLGGVGQSPYSAPPLSHTPNSDFQPPYFPPPYQPIYPQSQDPYSHVNDPYSLNSLHAQPQPQHPGWPGQRQSQESSLLHQHRGLPHQLCREYRREVLLPSGHGIDTGLSDSIPIHGIPHSLEDVQHVEDQGIHIPDQTVIKKGPVSLSKNNNVSAIPINKDGLFGGVVNPNEVFCSVPGRLSLLSSTSKYKVTVAEVQRRLSPPECLNASLLGGVLRRAKSKNGGRSLREKLDKIGLNLPAGRRKAANVTLLTSLVEGEAVHLARDFGYVCETEFPAKAVAEYTNRQHSDPNEQVQRKNMLLATKQICKEFTDLLSQDRTPLGNSRPQPILEPGIQSCLTHFSLISHGFGTPAMCAALTALQNYLTEAIKAMDKMYLNNNSHSDSGTKGGDKDEKHRK; from the exons ATGTTAGTGCACAGTTTTTCCGCGATG GATCGTCACGACGGTACCAGCAATGGGACAGCCAGGCTACCTCAGCTGGGAGGCGTGGGCCAGTCTCCATATAGCGCCCCTCCACTCTCTCATACCCCAAACTCCGACTTCCAGCCACCGTACTTTCCTCCGCCCTACCAGCCAATCTACCCCCAGTCTCAGGACCCATACTCGCACGTCAACGACCCCTACTCCCTCAACTCCCTGCACGCTCAGCCGCAGCCACAACACCCTGGCTGGCCGGGCCAGAGGCAAAGTCAGGAGAGCAGTTTGCTGCACCAGCACCGTGGCTTGCCCCATCAGCTCTGTAGGGAGTACCGTAGAGAAGTGCTCCTGCCGTCGGGCCACGGAATCGATACGGGACTCTCAGATTCTATCCCAATCCATGGAATACCTCACTCTTTAGAAGATGTTCAG CATGTTGAGGATCAAGGAATTCACATCCCAGATCAGACTGTAATTAAAAAAG GTCCAGTTTCTTTATCCAAGAACAACAACGTCTCCGCCATTCCGATAAATAAGGATGGTCTTTTTGGCGGTGTGGTAAACCCCAACGAggtgttctgctctgttccggGTCGCCTGTCTCTGCTCAGCTCCACATCAAAATACAAGGTCACGGTGGCGGAAGTGCAGAGACGCCTTTCGCCGCCTGAGTGCCTCAACGCGTCACTGCTGGGCGGGGTGCTGAGAAG GGCCAAGTCTAAGAATGGCGGAAGGTCCCTCAGAGAGAAATTGGATAAAATCGGATTAAATCTACCTGCAGGTAGACGCAAAGCCGCAAACGTTACCCTGCTGACGTCACTAGTCGAAG GCGAAGCCGTGCATCTTGCCAGAGATTTTGGTTACGTATGCGAGACTGAGTTTCCAGCCAAGGCAGTAGCTGAATATACAAACCGTCAGCATTCCGACCCAAACGAACAAGTCCAGAGGAAAAACATGTTATTGGCAACGAA GCAAATCTGCAAAGAATTCACAGACCTGCTTTCCCAGGACCGTACGCCCTTGGGGAATTCTCGACCACAACCTATTCTTGAGCCAGGGATTCAGAGTTGCTTGACCCATTTCAGTCTCATTTCTCACGGATTCGGGACCCCAGCCATGTGCGCGGCCCTCACCGCTCTCCAGAACTATCTGACCGAGGCGATTAAAGCCATGGACAAAATGTACctgaacaacaacagtcactcagACAGCGGCACTAAAGGCGGAGACAAAGACGAGAAGCACAGAAAGTGA
- the tfap2a gene encoding transcription factor AP-2-alpha isoform X2, protein MESKAETEVKNKGTWRADNRPLNSKNVPAEMPSAFAGFSHESEDRHDGTSNGTARLPQLGGVGQSPYSAPPLSHTPNSDFQPPYFPPPYQPIYPQSQDPYSHVNDPYSLNSLHAQPQPQHPGWPGQRQSQESSLLHQHRGLPHQLCREYRREVLLPSGHGIDTGLSDSIPIHGIPHSLEDVQHVEDQGIHIPDQTVIKKGPVSLSKNNNVSAIPINKDGLFGGVVNPNEVFCSVPGRLSLLSSTSKYKVTVAEVQRRLSPPECLNASLLGGVLRRAKSKNGGRSLREKLDKIGLNLPAGRRKAANVTLLTSLVEGEAVHLARDFGYVCETEFPAKAVAEYTNRQHSDPNEQVQRKNMLLATKQICKEFTDLLSQDRTPLGNSRPQPILEPGIQSCLTHFSLISHGFGTPAMCAALTALQNYLTEAIKAMDKMYLNNNSHSDSGTKGGDKDEKHRK, encoded by the exons ATGGAAAGCAAGGCGGAAACTGAAGTGAAAAACAAAGGGACATGGCGAGCAGACAACCGCCCTCTGAACAGTAAAAATGTGCCAGCCGAGATGCCCTCAGCGTTTGCTGGATTTTCACACGAATCAGAG GATCGTCACGACGGTACCAGCAATGGGACAGCCAGGCTACCTCAGCTGGGAGGCGTGGGCCAGTCTCCATATAGCGCCCCTCCACTCTCTCATACCCCAAACTCCGACTTCCAGCCACCGTACTTTCCTCCGCCCTACCAGCCAATCTACCCCCAGTCTCAGGACCCATACTCGCACGTCAACGACCCCTACTCCCTCAACTCCCTGCACGCTCAGCCGCAGCCACAACACCCTGGCTGGCCGGGCCAGAGGCAAAGTCAGGAGAGCAGTTTGCTGCACCAGCACCGTGGCTTGCCCCATCAGCTCTGTAGGGAGTACCGTAGAGAAGTGCTCCTGCCGTCGGGCCACGGAATCGATACGGGACTCTCAGATTCTATCCCAATCCATGGAATACCTCACTCTTTAGAAGATGTTCAG CATGTTGAGGATCAAGGAATTCACATCCCAGATCAGACTGTAATTAAAAAAG GTCCAGTTTCTTTATCCAAGAACAACAACGTCTCCGCCATTCCGATAAATAAGGATGGTCTTTTTGGCGGTGTGGTAAACCCCAACGAggtgttctgctctgttccggGTCGCCTGTCTCTGCTCAGCTCCACATCAAAATACAAGGTCACGGTGGCGGAAGTGCAGAGACGCCTTTCGCCGCCTGAGTGCCTCAACGCGTCACTGCTGGGCGGGGTGCTGAGAAG GGCCAAGTCTAAGAATGGCGGAAGGTCCCTCAGAGAGAAATTGGATAAAATCGGATTAAATCTACCTGCAGGTAGACGCAAAGCCGCAAACGTTACCCTGCTGACGTCACTAGTCGAAG GCGAAGCCGTGCATCTTGCCAGAGATTTTGGTTACGTATGCGAGACTGAGTTTCCAGCCAAGGCAGTAGCTGAATATACAAACCGTCAGCATTCCGACCCAAACGAACAAGTCCAGAGGAAAAACATGTTATTGGCAACGAA GCAAATCTGCAAAGAATTCACAGACCTGCTTTCCCAGGACCGTACGCCCTTGGGGAATTCTCGACCACAACCTATTCTTGAGCCAGGGATTCAGAGTTGCTTGACCCATTTCAGTCTCATTTCTCACGGATTCGGGACCCCAGCCATGTGCGCGGCCCTCACCGCTCTCCAGAACTATCTGACCGAGGCGATTAAAGCCATGGACAAAATGTACctgaacaacaacagtcactcagACAGCGGCACTAAAGGCGGAGACAAAGACGAGAAGCACAGAAAGTGA
- the tfap2a gene encoding transcription factor AP-2-alpha isoform X4 has translation MMSIMGKMGDWQDRHDGTSNGTARLPQLGGVGQSPYSAPPLSHTPNSDFQPPYFPPPYQPIYPQSQDPYSHVNDPYSLNSLHAQPQPQHPGWPGQRQSQESSLLHQHRGLPHQLCREYRREVLLPSGHGIDTGLSDSIPIHGIPHSLEDVQVIQHYLHVEDQGIHIPDQTVIKKGPVSLSKNNNVSAIPINKDGLFGGVVNPNEVFCSVPGRLSLLSSTSKYKVTVAEVQRRLSPPECLNASLLGGVLRRAKSKNGGRSLREKLDKIGLNLPAGRRKAANVTLLTSLVEGEAVHLARDFGYVCETEFPAKAVAEYTNRQHSDPNEQVQRKNMLLATKQICKEFTDLLSQDRTPLGNSRPQPILEPGIQSCLTHFSLISHGFGTPAMCAALTALQNYLTEAIKAMDKMYLNNNSHSDSGTKGGDKDEKHRK, from the exons ATGATGTCCATAATGGGCAAAATGGGGGATTGGCAG GATCGTCACGACGGTACCAGCAATGGGACAGCCAGGCTACCTCAGCTGGGAGGCGTGGGCCAGTCTCCATATAGCGCCCCTCCACTCTCTCATACCCCAAACTCCGACTTCCAGCCACCGTACTTTCCTCCGCCCTACCAGCCAATCTACCCCCAGTCTCAGGACCCATACTCGCACGTCAACGACCCCTACTCCCTCAACTCCCTGCACGCTCAGCCGCAGCCACAACACCCTGGCTGGCCGGGCCAGAGGCAAAGTCAGGAGAGCAGTTTGCTGCACCAGCACCGTGGCTTGCCCCATCAGCTCTGTAGGGAGTACCGTAGAGAAGTGCTCCTGCCGTCGGGCCACGGAATCGATACGGGACTCTCAGATTCTATCCCAATCCATGGAATACCTCACTCTTTAGAAGATGTTCAGGTAATTCAGCATTATTTg CATGTTGAGGATCAAGGAATTCACATCCCAGATCAGACTGTAATTAAAAAAG GTCCAGTTTCTTTATCCAAGAACAACAACGTCTCCGCCATTCCGATAAATAAGGATGGTCTTTTTGGCGGTGTGGTAAACCCCAACGAggtgttctgctctgttccggGTCGCCTGTCTCTGCTCAGCTCCACATCAAAATACAAGGTCACGGTGGCGGAAGTGCAGAGACGCCTTTCGCCGCCTGAGTGCCTCAACGCGTCACTGCTGGGCGGGGTGCTGAGAAG GGCCAAGTCTAAGAATGGCGGAAGGTCCCTCAGAGAGAAATTGGATAAAATCGGATTAAATCTACCTGCAGGTAGACGCAAAGCCGCAAACGTTACCCTGCTGACGTCACTAGTCGAAG GCGAAGCCGTGCATCTTGCCAGAGATTTTGGTTACGTATGCGAGACTGAGTTTCCAGCCAAGGCAGTAGCTGAATATACAAACCGTCAGCATTCCGACCCAAACGAACAAGTCCAGAGGAAAAACATGTTATTGGCAACGAA GCAAATCTGCAAAGAATTCACAGACCTGCTTTCCCAGGACCGTACGCCCTTGGGGAATTCTCGACCACAACCTATTCTTGAGCCAGGGATTCAGAGTTGCTTGACCCATTTCAGTCTCATTTCTCACGGATTCGGGACCCCAGCCATGTGCGCGGCCCTCACCGCTCTCCAGAACTATCTGACCGAGGCGATTAAAGCCATGGACAAAATGTACctgaacaacaacagtcactcagACAGCGGCACTAAAGGCGGAGACAAAGACGAGAAGCACAGAAAGTGA
- the tfap2a gene encoding transcription factor AP-2-alpha isoform X6, translating to MLVHSFSAMDRHDGTSNGTARLPQLGGVGQSPYSAPPLSHTPNSDFQPPYFPPPYQPIYPQSQDPYSHVNDPYSLNSLHAQPQPQHPGWPGQRQSQESSLLHQHRGLPHQLCREYRREVLLPSGHGIDTGLSDSIPIHGIPHSLEDVQVIQHYLHVEDQGIHIPDQTVIKKGPVSLSKNNNVSAIPINKDGLFGGVVNPNEVFCSVPGRLSLLSSTSKYKVTVAEVQRRLSPPECLNASLLGGVLRRAKSKNGGRSLREKLDKIGLNLPAGRRKAANVTLLTSLVEGEAVHLARDFGYVCETEFPAKAVAEYTNRQHSDPNEQVQRKNMLLATKQICKEFTDLLSQDRTPLGNSRPQPILEPGIQSCLTHFSLISHGFGTPAMCAALTALQNYLTEAIKAMDKMYLNNNSHSDSGTKGGDKDEKHRK from the exons ATGTTAGTGCACAGTTTTTCCGCGATG GATCGTCACGACGGTACCAGCAATGGGACAGCCAGGCTACCTCAGCTGGGAGGCGTGGGCCAGTCTCCATATAGCGCCCCTCCACTCTCTCATACCCCAAACTCCGACTTCCAGCCACCGTACTTTCCTCCGCCCTACCAGCCAATCTACCCCCAGTCTCAGGACCCATACTCGCACGTCAACGACCCCTACTCCCTCAACTCCCTGCACGCTCAGCCGCAGCCACAACACCCTGGCTGGCCGGGCCAGAGGCAAAGTCAGGAGAGCAGTTTGCTGCACCAGCACCGTGGCTTGCCCCATCAGCTCTGTAGGGAGTACCGTAGAGAAGTGCTCCTGCCGTCGGGCCACGGAATCGATACGGGACTCTCAGATTCTATCCCAATCCATGGAATACCTCACTCTTTAGAAGATGTTCAGGTAATTCAGCATTATTTg CATGTTGAGGATCAAGGAATTCACATCCCAGATCAGACTGTAATTAAAAAAG GTCCAGTTTCTTTATCCAAGAACAACAACGTCTCCGCCATTCCGATAAATAAGGATGGTCTTTTTGGCGGTGTGGTAAACCCCAACGAggtgttctgctctgttccggGTCGCCTGTCTCTGCTCAGCTCCACATCAAAATACAAGGTCACGGTGGCGGAAGTGCAGAGACGCCTTTCGCCGCCTGAGTGCCTCAACGCGTCACTGCTGGGCGGGGTGCTGAGAAG GGCCAAGTCTAAGAATGGCGGAAGGTCCCTCAGAGAGAAATTGGATAAAATCGGATTAAATCTACCTGCAGGTAGACGCAAAGCCGCAAACGTTACCCTGCTGACGTCACTAGTCGAAG GCGAAGCCGTGCATCTTGCCAGAGATTTTGGTTACGTATGCGAGACTGAGTTTCCAGCCAAGGCAGTAGCTGAATATACAAACCGTCAGCATTCCGACCCAAACGAACAAGTCCAGAGGAAAAACATGTTATTGGCAACGAA GCAAATCTGCAAAGAATTCACAGACCTGCTTTCCCAGGACCGTACGCCCTTGGGGAATTCTCGACCACAACCTATTCTTGAGCCAGGGATTCAGAGTTGCTTGACCCATTTCAGTCTCATTTCTCACGGATTCGGGACCCCAGCCATGTGCGCGGCCCTCACCGCTCTCCAGAACTATCTGACCGAGGCGATTAAAGCCATGGACAAAATGTACctgaacaacaacagtcactcagACAGCGGCACTAAAGGCGGAGACAAAGACGAGAAGCACAGAAAGTGA